In the Peromyscus maniculatus bairdii isolate BWxNUB_F1_BW_parent chromosome 20, HU_Pman_BW_mat_3.1, whole genome shotgun sequence genome, one interval contains:
- the LOC143269830 gene encoding uncharacterized protein LOC143269830 yields the protein MDHREKGSAGIWTDLLTKLKAQIYFDDKGSTVTGPKGTPLQVLTLKLEEEYRLFESEPSKEPPQEMQDWLREFPSAWAETGGLGLARDQPPLVIQLKASATPVSIKQYPMSREAHEGIKPHIRRLLDQGVLVPCRSPWNTPLLPVKKPGTGDYRPVQDLREVNKRVEDIHPTVPNPYNLLSTLPPTHVWYTILDLKDAFFCLRLHPQSQLLFAFEWRDPEMGLSGQLTWTRLPQGFKNSPTLFDEALHSDLAEFRVEHPALILLQYVDDLLLAARTQAECQRGTRALLAKLGQKGYRASAKKAQICQSKVIYLGYALEGGQRWLTRARKEAILSIPPPRNPRQVREFLGTAGYCRLWIPGFAEMAAPLYPLTKPGTMFHWREEQQQAFQRIKNILLESPALGLPDLTKPFELFVDENSGFAKGVLVQRLGPWKRPVAYLSKKLDSVATGWPPCLRMVAAIAVLLKDAGKLTLGQPLTVLSSHAVEALVRQPPDRWLSNSRMTHYQALLLDTDRVVFGPVVSLNPATLLPLPDPSEEHDCLQILAEVHGTRSDLTDQPLSKPDFIWFTDGSSFYQEGERRAGAAVTTESEVVWASPLPPGTSAQRAELIALTQALRMAEGKRLMVYTDSRYAFATAHVHGEIYRRRGLLTSEGKEIKNKKEILELLKALFLPHQLSIIHCPGHQKDDSVVARGNRLADLTARTVALQPPRGDQLLVLQDQQPSRDPMSYSPEDQELAKKMGARWSPERQAYIMDDKLVMPTSHTKYMLKFLHALTHLSKNKMRALLADETSDTVLLNQEQVLQQVTSSCPACAQVNPGKAHLSRGSRLRGHRPGVHWEIDFTEVKPGLYGYKYLLIFVDTFSGWMEIFPTKKETANVVTKKLLEEIFPSPTLEAHLQALQLVQKTVWKPLADAYREQLNRPVVPHPFKIGDSVWVRRHQSKNLEPRWKGPYTVLLTTPTALKVDGIAAWVHASHVKAAKEPDEAEDTETSTWKVQRSSNPLKIRLTRGSP from the exons ATGGACCACCGAgagaaaggttcagctggcatctggacag ACCTGTTGACTAAGCTCAAGGCTCAGATCTATTTTGATGATAAGGGGTCGACTgtgacaggacccaaagggacccccctacaagtcctaacCCTAAAACTGGAAGAGGAATACCGCCTGTTTGAATCTGAGCCCTCTAAGGAGCCACCACAAGAAATGCAGGACTGGTTGAGGGAATTTCCCTCGGCATGGGCAGAGACTGGCGGCTTGGGGCTGGCTCGCGACCAACCCCCACTTGTTATTCAGTTAAAAGCTTCCGCCACTCCCGTTTCAATCAAACAGTATCCTATGTCCCGGGAAGCCCACGAGGGCATTAAACCGCACATCAGGAGACTTTTGGACCAGGGAGTACTTGTGCCCTGTCGATCACCTTGGAATACCCCCCTCCTGCCTGTAAAGAAACCTGGGACAGGGGATTATAGACCGGTTCAAGACCTGAGGGAGGTTAATAAACGGGTTGAAGATATACACCCCACGGTGCCAAACCCTTACAACCTCCTCAGCACTCTTCCGCCAACCCACGTTTGGTATACGATACTGGACTtgaaggatgccttcttctgtttgAGATTGCACCCCCAGAGCCAACTACTGTTCGCTTTTGAATGGAGAGACCCAGAGATGGGACTTTCAGGACAGTTGACCTGGACTCGGCTCCCCCAGGGGTTTAAAAACAGCCCGACTCTTTTTGATGAAGCCTTACACTCAGACTTAGCCGAATTCCGGGTTGAACACCCGGCCTTAATCTTGCTCCAATATGTGGACGACCTCCTCCTAGCAGCCAGAACCCAGGCTGAATGTCAGAGGGGCACTCGGGCCCTTTTGGCTAAACTGGGACAGAAGGGCTATCGGGCTTCGGCTAAGAAGGCTCAGATTTGCCAAAGCAAAGTCATTTACTTGGGTTATGCCctagagggaggacagagatggctcacGAGAGCACGGAAAGAGGCCATACTCTCCATACCCCCTCCAAGGAACCCCCGCCAGGTGCGGGAGTTCCTAGGTACAGCCGGCTACTGCCGCCTCTGGATCCCGGGTTTTGCTGAAATGGCTGCCCCCCTGTATCCTCTCACCAAGCCTGGGACCATGTTCCACTGGAGAGAGGAGCAGCAACAGGCCTTTCAACGAATTAAGAACATCTTACTTGAGTCACCAGCCCTTGGCCTGCCAGATCTGACCAAGCCTtttgaactgttcgtggacgagaactcaggctttgcaaaaggggTACTGGTACAGAGATTGGGGCCATGGAAGAGACCTGTAGCTTATTTATCCAAGAAATTAGACTCGGTAGCTACAGGATGGCCCCCTTGTCTGCGCATGGtagccgccattgctgttttgctcaaggatgcagggaaactgactttgggacagccattaactgtgttatcctctcATGCGGTGGAAGCTCTGGTCCGGCAGCCCCCAGACAGGTGGCTCTCAAATTCCAGGATGACCCACTACCAGGCTCTGTTGCTAGACACAGACCGAGTGGTGTtcggaccagttgtctccctcaaccccgcaaccctgctgcccttgCCAGACCCATCCGAGGAGCACGATTGCCTCCAGATTCTGGCGGAGGTCCATGGCACCCGCTCTGACCTAACAGATCAACCGCTGTCGAAACCAGATTTTATCtggttcacggatgggagcagcttctaccaagaaggagaacggagggccggagcagctgTTACCACCGAATCAGAGGTAGTTTGGGCCTCACCGCTGccgcctggaacatcggcccaaagagcagagctgatcgctctgacccaggccctccggatggcggaaggtaAGAGACTCATGgtttatactgacagcagatatgccttcgccactgctcatgtacatggagaaatctacagaagaAGAGGCCTCTTGACCTCGGAgggtaaggaaattaaaaacaaaaaagaaattttagaactCTTAAAGGCATTGTTCCTCCCGCATCAGCTCAGCATCATACATTGTCCGGGGCACCAAAAAGATGACTCTGTCGTAGCACGGGGAAATCGGCTGGCTGATCTAACAGCCCGGACAGTCGCCTTACAACCCCCAAGGGGCGACCAGCTGTTGGTCTTGCAGGACCAACAGCCAAGTAGAGACCCCATGTCTtacagcccggaggaccaggaactagcgaagaaaatgggggcgagatggagccccgagcgacaagcttataTAATGGATGACAAATTAGttatgccaacctcccataccaAATATATGCTCAAGTTCCTCCACGCGTTAACCCatctgagcaaaaacaagatgagggCCCTTCTGGCTGATGAGACTTCGGATACTGTATTATTGAATCAGGAACAGGTCCTCCAACAGGTGACTTCCAGCTGCCCTGCCTGTGCCCAAGTTAATCCAGGAAAAGCCCATCTGAGCAGAGGGAGCCGCCTGCGAGGTCACCGCCCAGGAGTCCATTGGGAAATTGACTTCACCGAGGTAAAACCCGGACTATATGGATATAAATACCTTCTGATTTTTGTAGACACATTTTCAGGGTGGATGGAGATCTTCCCTACCAAGAAggagaccgctaacgtggtaaccaagaagCTCCTGGAAGAAAtttttcccag ccctaccCTAGAGGCACACCTCCAAGCCCTCCAGCTGGTGCAAAAGACGGTGTGGAAACCCCTGGCGGATGCATACCGGGAGCAACTGaatcgcccggtggtgcctcatccattcaagattggggactctgtctgggtccgacgccatcaatccaagAACCTAGAACCGAGGTGGAAAGGACCCTACACCGTCCTGTTAACTACTCCCACCGCACTCAAGGTTGACGGgatagcggcttgggtccacgcgtcacatgtgaaggctgccaaggaacccgacgaagctgaggacACCGAGACATCAACATGGAAAGTTCAACGCTCTTCGAACCCACTCAAGATAAGACTCActcgggggtccccttga